ctaggtgtgttgaagaagagaatggaagatgtatcctcattgatcaactggctcgAAGcgacaagataaacatccaaaactttaTGCAGATTCAAAGCTTCTCTAATCCGAGCTAATCCCATCAGggccgtgtcatcaacaaactgcaaatgggactgAGGATGCAGGTCATTTCCCCAACTCCTACCTTGAATAATACCcaaacccacattatgcttaatcaacctccccagaccctcagccagaagaatgaataagtacagggagagggggtccccctggtgaagacccctagaagcaccaaacaactcagtatgatctccatcgATTAGCACAAAGGaggtagacgtaacacaactcattacccattgaaTCCATTCATCAGCAAAGTCAAAGGCCCTAAGGATGTTCTGGAGAAAGGACCACCAGACTCTATCAATAGCCTTAGCTATATccagcttaataaacatagctttttccttggaagtcgccatagaatgaatggtctcagtagcaatgaccacaccatccaggaTTTGGTGACCTTCCACGAACCCACTTTTCTCCTCTAAGATGACATCCCCAAGCCAGTTCTTCAACCTCTCTGTTATcaacttagaaataatcttatagatcacattatagagagagatagggcagaactggcctaaccggtcagccccatcacacttggggattagtgcaatgaaagtcgcattcaaagcacgaagcatctgcttattcctctgagactcttggaccacctccaataagtccaatttgataaaaTCCAAGAAATCTTGAAAGAACTCAACCAGGAACCCATCTGGACCAgaggcttttcctttcctcatgtgaaaaaaaatcctctcaagttcttccagcaaaaCGGGACCCACAAGCTGTTCATTCATCTCcgtagtaactagagaaggaatacaagcaagaacctgattctcctcttcTGATCCCCCCTGAGTATCCTCGCTAAAGAGGGACCGAAAATACTGTAAAGACTCCCTAGAGATTTCCTGCAAGGATAAACATTGCTCACCTCTATCTTTGACCAGAACAAGAATAGAATTGCCGTGTCTTGTTGCTTTCACTAAATTGAAGAAGAACGCAGTATTCTTGtcccccgcttgaagccaatcaatacgagctctctgtttccaatagatttcctccctaagctcccattcctctaaagccttgattgccctgtcttcctccctaagcaaggcttcagacaaaccatgctctcttatTTCCCTGGTAATGCCATTCAACACTATTTGAGtggctttcttagcatgaaaaatattcccgaaACATTGGCGATTCCACCGTTTAAGCTGAACCTTAACAAATTAcagttgcttggcaaaagtgtacatagcagtgccaaaggctagcctccctttcctccaccactccgcaaCATAATCCTGCAAAGAAGGATCCCGCAACCACATaagctggaatttgaatgaaggagcgCAAGCGACCCGAGCAGAAAAAGACACCAACTTTATGGGCCAGTGGTCCGACCCTCTCCAGTCTAGAATCTCCGAACATGTGGACCatccccccaccaacccaaaaactagaaaccagaaagcgatccaacctctctgcaatccaatactccccaaCCCTCTCGTTGTTTCAAGCGAAcagaccattaccaggcttaatgtcaacaagatgcaatgaaGATATACTATGCcggagaaggaaagaagaaggttccaaatgcataacaccacccttcttctcacacaactttaaaatggcattgaaatctcccgccAAAATCCAAGGATGAAAGGGGAACAACCCTCGCATAAAAGAAATGTGAGACCATAAATTCTGCTTACCCTAAAGATTAgcgggggcataaatgttagtaaacaagatatattccccagtctcaagactagaggcatcCCCGGATAAAGAAGATCTAGAAGCAACCCACCAAATAGGACGAATCCtcaaagggttccaaagacaggccaccccacCAGAGGAGCCaactgccccaatacactgacactcgcctctCCCCCAAAGCTTCGGCACCacacccatcatactttccacagaaagtttagtttcctgcaagaacaggacatcaggtgaatgactcctaatcaactcctgaacaactttttgtctagggccactgttcaagcccctcacattccatgatagcacaatcatttcggaggattggaaaagtgagaatccagagtccttactgaccctgactcaacgaaattctcccccatcaatttgatcttatccaaatccttctttctgccaaccttcaaATTCTTCTCCGATGCTCCTTTCTTAATGTTTTTCTGATGAAGACCCAAGTGTAAGGAGGTCTTATTACTTTTGACCCTAGCAGGTTCCAATTTCTGAGCTGCAGGAGAACCCTCCCCCCCAGCCAAATTCACTGCCGCACCAGAAGTGGTTCCCAACTAGGCCACTATTGGTTGATCCGTCTCCATTTGCTGACTTCCAACCACTTGCAGGGCCTGGGTAGAGTCCCAGATCACCCTTTCCGGAACCAACcctgatgcaccttgatccaaaggaaatAACCCCGGGTTCACTTCctgttggctaaggtcatccaaggcttcaaatctgttaaaggtatcctccccTCGTCTCTCCTgcaaggacctcttttgtcctcgaTTCTTGTTCTTTGCCTTAACTaagacaaaaccatcaacacccaccACCTCGTTTGACATGgcaacttttcctttatcagccccatctAGGTTATGGGTCGGATGTTGAGGTTGGCACACCACCAGTTTATACCTAGGACACTTgcactgtaaatgaccatactcatgacatagacgacaccaaaatggtaaagtctcataatccaactgttgaacccaagaataagagcccgcacacatatctatagcatctggcaaaggtttactaagaccaatttcaacacagatacgagcgaaagtcattacctttctccccaaggtttgcgttgaagatccTAGTGGCTTCCCAAGCAATGAGGCGAGCATCCGCAACACATCCTCTCAGCAGCATTCCATCGGAAAACGCGATAATCGAACCCACACTAGGaccctattcgggagctcctccgaagggttaaaccctgcatgccaaggtttgatgaacaaccccacctggttgtaaaaatacgggcctccttcaaaaaccctattgcgatcctccatgcagttgaatgtaaccatgaagtagttgtttgctagcagcataatctccatttccccttccgatgCCCAAGTCCTCtacgcccagttttccaaaaactgcagagaaaccctcatcccccaaaacttgcaatatagcgagtgttttgaaaagtattcaacatcttcagctatcatctccGAAGGAATAACCAACGGCATCTCACTacatctctccagacaaccattaatcttcataatccgAGAGCCACCAGCACTACCAGACCCCGAATCTGAGGTAAAAAGATTATTATCAAAAGTCTTGATACTTTGGGATGGGGATTTTGAACCCACCGCAACACGAAAATCCATGACGGGAGGTGCCTTTGAGGCCTCTCCACCAATACTCGACATTGAACCTCACATaaaacccacaccccaaaggggACAAGCAAGGAATCACGGCAACAAAAAATCCACCCCTCCCAGCACCATCGAATGGCAGAGCAGACCGCAGCCCCTTGCCCCACTGGCTATCCATGAGCCCGCAGGGAACCCTGAGCCCCAGCTGCGCGCAACACAACCTCCCTCCCGCAGACCACCGCTCAACCAGCAACACCCGCCACCCCTAACGCATCTCCTCCCCTCCCTGTACTAGCCTCCACCGCCCTCCCCCCGATGCACTAGCAGGCAACGACCGCCCACGAGCTAGGGCATCGGTGCCCTAGCTTGAAACCCTGCAGACTCCCTCACGCACGACGCCATAAAATTTAAACCCCGCATGAGTTGTAATATTAACTCATTTTATCATATTTAGTTTTTTTGGAGGTCACCTCTTGAAGTGGTCTAATATTTTATTGCCTTTGGCCTTTATTTCAAATAAGTATACTAACAATTTATTTTGACAGAGCCTCAATAAATGTGCACTCAGCCATGATTATTACTTTTGCTTGCTGCCCCTTTCAGCAAGAAAAATCATTGTATTATATAAATAATGTTGACAACACTATTAATAaaaccatttgtttttatttgctTTACTACTTGTAAAAGTAAATGATGGGCATTTTTGTTGGAAGGATCATTTCTAGCCAATTACTCAACCATTTCTTTTAATTTTATATTGTAAGTTTTTGCTTTCAAGTGTgttccaatttttttatttttcaacaaaGCTTTCAAATTTTAAATAGACTCTCCAAGCTATTGGAAGACATCGGACTGCATCTTGTTTGTGATGCCTTTTTGTTAATTTGCATATGGCATTGGAGTAGTTTGTCTTGATTCATTTCTAAGCTTTTGTTATCTTTCTTGTAGTTGATGAACATGGCGCTGGATTTGAATAAGCATCATGAAGAAGGTAGTTGCATCACTTATTTTATACTTATTTGGATTTCATCAAAAGAAGATATAGATTTGTAATTCTAAATCCATTTTTTATTTAGTTTAAGCTTTTTTTTCTCAAACAAAATAATATTCAGAATAAGGTCATATGATGTATataatattttgatatttaatAAGCTTCTTATAGAAAGTTGTTGCATTGTATAAATTATGTATATGTAATGCATATCCAATCTTGATTTTGATAAAGTTCCTCGAAGCAGGTATTCTCATTACTGTTTTTAAGAATAAGAGGAAAAGTATATTTGAGTGCTAGAATTTATCATGTTGAGCTCTTTTCATATAATGAATATTATGAGTGTGATAATGCATTGTTTATATTGGATTTTTTTGACATGTCACTCTTGCATTTTTATGGGAGACCAGAtcaatcatcaatccttatcatgcTTTTGAAAGATGGCAGCAAATGGGCCAAGTTTCATGTTCTAATTCTCCAGTGAAAACGTAAGATTATATTGACATAATATGTTTATAAGGTAGCTTTGATGGCTGGACTATATGAGTTGTTTGATAAGTTTGGTGCATTAGAAATACATTTTAATTCTATCTTTGATGATAAAACTTCCCTTTAGGGGAAATGGCAGAAATAACCTTTATTTATGTAAATTCGGTTCTCAAATTGCCAGAATTAACTTGCCTCAACAGCTGTAAAATGTGGTGTATATTGTAAGATGCTTGCCACTCCAGCTTGCATGTACTTGCTCATTATCTGATTGAAGTTATATATGTGAACAATTTTTTCAGATGGCATGTTGTATTTTGCCCATTCTTACTTTTATGTTTTAAGGGTTTGTTCATACTAAGTGACTTATATTTGAATACGTTTACAGCCTTGAATCCTTGCACGTCAGGGAATTTGCTCCTGCAGCTTTCTATCCATTCGAAAGTTTGCCAAAAGTTTACTTTCATGCAGCTTACCATCAAAATTATGAGTGGCAAAATTTTCTTACTTATCTCTTTGATAAGGACGAGGTGAAGATCTAATTTGCTTCCGTACTTAGCTGTTTATAAAGCATGCCAATATTTCATTTTCATTATATAAAGTCATTATGCTTCCTATGATATAAAATAGCCAGCGAGAAAAAGTAGAGTTATTTAATTTTGGTTGCTGCTGCCATAGGATGGGATTTACTTTGTTTTGCTGGTAGTAATATTCATATTAAAAGTTTTGCCGCTTCCTAAGTAAAAAGTGGCTGAGTTAACTATCCTCACTTAGGTTTGCAGTCAAAACTTTCTCTCTGTAAAGATGTGTTCACAGTTGCATGATGTATAACCCATGTTTGCACATTAACCAGTGTAACCAAATAGGTCCAccaattttgaaaagatgatcTGAAATTATGCTTATGGTATTTACTATAGGTTGCAATTTACCAACATGAAAATTGTGAGTTCGTGATAACACCTCCTGCTGGACAAGACCCAGCAAATTGGGATCGTGTTGCTGTTGCTTATCGTTTTAAGGAGTTACCCATTTATGGTGAAGTTGCAAAGAATGTTGTGGTACACTGTGGGCCTAGATTCTTGTATACACATCATTTACTTCACAAGGGATGGACTTTTGGTGCTCTTGCAGAGCTGATTGATAATGCCAGTGATGCTAATGCATCAAAGTAAGCTTTAAAACTTTAAGCCGAATTGATTGTTAAATAAAGTTcctattttgtattttttatgagaTTATAAATTAAGATTTTGAGCTGGCTGTTTTTAACAGATTGCATATATCAATTCAGATGGAGTTTTACGAAAGGGCACAACAAAATATACCGGTCCTTTCTGTGATTGATGATGGACGGGGCATGTCACATTTGGATGTTACAGGGATGGTTGGAATTGGATCTGCATGCCCCACTGAACACCATATGGATCGTATTGGAATACATAGATTTGGATTTCTGGTAATCATTAGCTGCTGTTTGACATCGTGACCTTCATTGATTACTTTTAAATTTAAATACATGAAATCAATTGTCTTTGTATAATAATAACATTAGATGTCTATCTTCTGCAGCctgttttgttttgatgttttgaatctaaaccttttagaatcttctttgtaaagggtttcagagccccttcaaaacctgtttttgccttaatctaAAACATTAGATGTCTATCATTATGGATAACAAGATATATGTTATTCACAACATTTTCTGACCTGGCCTTATGGTCTCGCTGTCCCAAACGGTCTGTCCTTGTCTCACAAACTCAGAGAAACACTAATTATTACGGTTTCTGACCTGGCCTTATGGGCTTGCTTTCCCAAAACGGTCTGTCCTTGTCTTACAAACTCAGAGAATCACTAATTATTACAGTTAATGAGTGAAAACTATAGGATTTGAAACTTTCAATAGGCATATTAGGTTGCTTAACCATTGAATTCTTTAATGTTTAAATCTAGGGCATTTGTAGAGTCCCTTTTTAGGGAATGTGCATCTGGGATGTATGGTGTTCATAAAATGTTTAAGCATACATTTTTATATTCTGTATGATTTTTTGACACTTTTCTACTATAACGTGTGCAGACAGGATCCATGCAACTTGGAAAGGATGTAGTTGTTCTTACTCAAAGTAAAGAATCTCGGTCAATAGAATTTGTGTCACATTCATACAATGAAAATAACAAAGTGAGATTTCTCCCTTTGCATTGTTGCGTAATGATTTAATATGCACCATGCCCTTGCATTTTGTCATTTTATGTTTTTGCTCTGCTTGTTTTAGTTCTCATGTTTAAAATCTGAGTGTTCTCAGGAGATAGATATTCCAATTATAACCTATCGAAAGGATGGAGGATGGAGGGATTTTGACCTTGAGGTACATAGCGAATCTGAAGCAGAGGAACGTTTGAAATCCATTATGGAGTACTTGCCATTCAATGAATATACCATTAGAAGCAAGTTTGCAAGATTTGGAGAGAATGGCACTGGGACACACATTTATATCTACAATCTAGCTAAATGGGGTTCAGAGTATCGTTTAGCCTGGGATGAAAAATGTGACGATGAAACAGATTTAAAAAAGAAACGAGATATATGGATAAGATCAAGGTGGGTGAGGAAACGGCAGGGTCAAATTAGTCGAGAGGTCTGTTAATGAGCTTCTTAGCtgcattgcttcatcattttgacttttccttctgaaaaatgttttaaatgttttaaaatGCTTAGCCTTCTTCATTCTCTCTCTTGCGCTCTAACTGTTTTTCTCACTTTTAAGTTTTCCTGATTTTCAAGTATTGCTGGAGGTGTTTGATGCTCTAAGAGTCCAGAACCTTATTTTTTTGTTAATTCTTTGGCATGTTCAGCAAATTGGAATTTTGTGTAGATTGGAAAGGGGTGTCTTCTTATTCACCCTGTTTTCAAACCTTTAAATCTGAAAACTCTCAACATTGTGTTTGAATTTTTCCTTTACAGTTAAATAGTAAATAAATTTGCACTTTTGGATTCTTTGAGGTTGCCATGTATTTCTCATTGACAGTTAACTGATTCTCAGAAAAGATCTGTAGCAAAATCCTCTTGGGTACTTCTAAAACTTTCTAAAACCAAGATGTCATTGAGCTTTTTAAGGATTTAGATAGGCTATAAATTTAAAACCTTTGTTCGGACCATCCACCTCCATGTGAATTGGTCATTCAAGTATAGGATAGGCTCTATTCTTCATGATGCATGTTTTGTTTTAATGCTTATGGCTTGTTTAATGCCAATATGTCTGAATGTTAAAACATTGCATCTTCCATGCTTGTCTTAATTTGATGTCTTGTGCATGAAGGGAGGATCTTGCAGATGGAGGGTAGCTTATTTCTTGATGCAAGAGGATGTATCTCTCTTTAGGCCCCTCTCTATCATCGAAGAAATAAATTTTGCTAGTAAATGTATCTAGGTACCTATATATGACCTAAAATCATACTCAAGTTTAAAGTTTTACATAATGTGAGCTGGAAAATTGTTAAAGAATCCTagattgatgttttggttaaaacccATATCCACGGgagaaaaaatgcagtgtttttaTCTTTAGCTTAGACGGTTACAAAACTACCAATCTAGCTTTGCTTATATTCAAATCACTGTATTAACCTTTTGATTAAGGACCAATATTCAGGTATAAAAAGATTTTATTCTTACTTTATCAGCCCCTCCCACTCTTGAAAGACCTTGTGGCAGGTACAACTTTAAAGGAGGTCTTGCACCTATGGATGGGGCGATTCAAAGATTTCTTGCAGGTTCACCAAATAATTAGACCTACGAATTCTAGCACATTGAATGACATTTTAGGCtatgtaaattaaacaaaaataatgATATATGCTGAGACTAGGATTTTGAGTGGGGATGGTTAACAACCATATTAATATGGTTAACATGTGAGTTGTGTTGATCATGTAATGGAAGTTTGAAATACAAATGTAGAAGGACCAttacatattcaaagagaacaaagcaTATCAGAATTAGCTCTGTTACGCATCATGAACATGATATTGTATATGGGTGTAGAGGCTGGACTTAAAAGCGAAAGTCTTATATGATTGTGGTACAAATATAGATACAAAGTGGTGTTAGTGAATATGCTATGTAGAATAGTGAAGTCTGTTAGATGACAAGTTCAACCATGTTCCATCATGTCTCAATAGGAATTGAGAGGATGGGAGTTATAGATTCTCAAATTAGCTAGAAGGTGATTTAATTCCGGGAACTGTTGATGTGTTGATCATTTTATTGGCTAATTGGTGAGATGTGTGATTTTTAAGTGTCCCAATGTTTTCTTGTTTAGCACATGGAAGTCGACATGATGATACACACATTACTGTGCTGCAAGCTTTATGAAATTTACAAGCTGCAAAAGGGCAGTGCTAGTAACTTGCAAGGAATACAAAGATTTTTTGTTGGCAGTTGTAATATCTAAAGTAATGAGCTGTAAATATGATGTTGTAGGATGCtagaaataaatattcatcatacaaacaaaatttgaaaaagatcaacATAATTCATGCAGAAGAGATTTCTGACACCCTAGTATGCTTGAATCTTCAATatacttgaaaatagaaatagataggGTAGggttacaccttaaaataaatattttaaggaATCCCTATAAGATATCTCCGGTTATGAGAGCCAAACATTCTTCCTAAATAAAACTTACCCATGTTCTATGATCTATGATTTACAATTATAGTTACCCTTCAGACATCAggcacatggaaaaccaaatatatGTTATTTACAAATTACCCCTTGCGCCCAATTTATTGAATCAATAATTATGCCCACCACAAATTGGCTACTCTATAAACTTGATGCATTGTAATATCATGTCCTTAAATGTATAATATTACACAAAAGTTTCACTTTCAATGCTTAGCAATTTTAATTATTAAAGGCTCTAAATGAGAATATTACAGTCTATATGATTTAAAGCTATTGGAATTTTAAGGCGAAAAGCTTCTTGAAGAATTATGTATTCAAGTTTAAGTTAATATCATGTCCGTAAATGTATAACATTACACAAAGAGGTTTTACTTTCAATGCTTAGCAATTTTAATTGTTAAAGGTTCTATATGAGTATATTTAATCTCGGACTCGGCGCGGACTTGTCAAGGCTGACCCGACTCAGGACTCGGCAAAAAATCGACAGGACTCGGCAAAAACTCGGCAAAAAATCGATAGGACTTGGCAAAAACTTGGCAGAACTCGGCAAAAAAACCAATTTCTAGTGATTTTTGCCTAGAGCGAGTCCTAGAGAGTGGGGACTCGGCAGAACTCGGCAAAAAAACCATTTACTATGCAGGGACtggattttattggagcaataAACCCACTATCGTCAGCACAACACATACATTCTGACAGCAACCGATTATTGCACCAGATGGTCTGAAGCTCAAGCATTAAAGAAGTGTACAACAGATGCAGTAATTAAGTTCCTTGAAgagcacattatcacaagattTGGATGCCCTCATGCCCTAGTATGTGATAATGGTTCCGCCTTCACTTCCCTAAAGTTTTCTAACTGGGCATTCGATTATGGCATCACTTTAAAGTTCTCCTCAAACTATTACCCCCAGGGCAATGGATTGGCAGAATCAACCAACAAAAGTTTACTCAGTGTaatcaagaagctacttgagaaaaacTCGAAAGATTGGCACACTCAATTGAGATTTTCTCTATGGGCAGACAAAACAAGAGCCAAGAAATCCTTGGGCACTTCCCCATATCATCTGGTCTACGGACAGGATCCAGTTTTCCCTATCCAACTAAGGATCCCGACTTTGAAGTTCATGCAAGAATTTTTGGATCCAAAAGAGAGAGTCCAAATTCGCCTCTCTCAACTGCTGTTATGAGAGGAGCAAAGAGATCAAGCCCTGGAGAAATTTGCCAAGTATCAAGGGACAGTCAAACGATGGTTTGATAGACGAGCTACCACGAAAGCATTTAGAATCTCAGATTTGGTCCTTTATTGGGATAAAGCCCACGAACGAAAAGGAGATCACGATAAGTTTGATTGTTTTTGGAAAGGACCATACCAGATTGCTAAGATACTAGGAGAGAACGATTTCAAATTGAAGACCCTGACAGGTGATGACATTCCTCAGCCTGTTAATGAGCAATTTCTGAAACACTACTTCATGCCTTGAGTTCCATGATGGAATTCGTTTGTACATAGTTAGAGTAGGTTTCTTTCATT
The nucleotide sequence above comes from Cryptomeria japonica chromosome 11, Sugi_1.0, whole genome shotgun sequence. Encoded proteins:
- the LOC131041428 gene encoding uncharacterized protein LOC131041428 isoform X5, encoding MKKVAIYQHENCEFVITPPAGQDPANWDRVAVAYRFKELPIYGEVAKNVVVHCGPRFLYTHHLLHKGWTFGALAELIDNASDANASKLHISIQMEFYERAQQNIPVLSVIDDGRGMSHLDVTGMVGIGSACPTEHHMDRIGIHRFGFLTGSMQLGKDVVVLTQSKESRSIEFVSHSYNENNKEIDIPIITYRKDGGWRDFDLEVHSESEAEERLKSIMEYLPFNEYTIRSKFARFGENGTGTHIYIYNLAKWGSEYRLAWDEKCDDETDLKKKRDIWIRSRWVRKRQGQISREVPLDYSLHAYLEVMFLNPRVRIYVQGTMVRMRPVAKSLNKTKVVRDVLMGKNVELTLGRSQVEKERGNYGIFLYWCGRLIEAYKRVGAMVRIADMGCGIIGVMDVTNIMNDNDEVLVAETKQRFQDCDAFDKLEQWLGHKVDEYWDENFDTLELRDNSKSYTPDHKLVQCNRWRIYDPNFNAENLSADWCCFMPPFKGLCDTPEQGLPFM
- the LOC131041428 gene encoding uncharacterized protein LOC131041428 isoform X2 is translated as MGQVSCSNSPVKTLESLHVREFAPAAFYPFESLPKVYFHAAYHQNYEWQNFLTYLFDKDEVAIYQHENCEFVITPPAGQDPANWDRVAVAYRFKELPIYGEVAKNVVVHCGPRFLYTHHLLHKGWTFGALAELIDNASDANASKLHISIQMEFYERAQQNIPVLSVIDDGRGMSHLDVTGMVGIGSACPTEHHMDRIGIHRFGFLTGSMQLGKDVVVLTQSKESRSIEFVSHSYNENNKEIDIPIITYRKDGGWRDFDLEVHSESEAEERLKSIMEYLPFNEYTIRSKFARFGENGTGTHIYIYNLAKWGSEYRLAWDEKCDDETDLKKKRDIWIRSRWVRKRQGQISREVPLDYSLHAYLEVMFLNPRVRIYVQGTMVRMRPVAKSLNKTKVVRDVLMGKNVELTLGRSQVEKERGNYGIFLYWCGRLIEAYKRVGAMVRIADMGCGIIGVMDVTNIMNDNDEVLVAETKQRFQDCDAFDKLEQWLGHKVDEYWDENFDTLELRDNSKSYTPDHKLVQCNRWRIYDPNFNAENLSADWCCFMPPFKGLCDTPEQGLPFM
- the LOC131041428 gene encoding uncharacterized protein LOC131041428 isoform X1 — protein: MAEITFIYVNSVLKLPELTCLNSCKMWCIFLESLHVREFAPAAFYPFESLPKVYFHAAYHQNYEWQNFLTYLFDKDEVAIYQHENCEFVITPPAGQDPANWDRVAVAYRFKELPIYGEVAKNVVVHCGPRFLYTHHLLHKGWTFGALAELIDNASDANASKLHISIQMEFYERAQQNIPVLSVIDDGRGMSHLDVTGMVGIGSACPTEHHMDRIGIHRFGFLTGSMQLGKDVVVLTQSKESRSIEFVSHSYNENNKEIDIPIITYRKDGGWRDFDLEVHSESEAEERLKSIMEYLPFNEYTIRSKFARFGENGTGTHIYIYNLAKWGSEYRLAWDEKCDDETDLKKKRDIWIRSRWVRKRQGQISREVPLDYSLHAYLEVMFLNPRVRIYVQGTMVRMRPVAKSLNKTKVVRDVLMGKNVELTLGRSQVEKERGNYGIFLYWCGRLIEAYKRVGAMVRIADMGCGIIGVMDVTNIMNDNDEVLVAETKQRFQDCDAFDKLEQWLGHKVDEYWDENFDTLELRDNSKSYTPDHKLVQCNRWRIYDPNFNAENLSADWCCFMPPFKGLCDTPEQGLPFM
- the LOC131041428 gene encoding uncharacterized protein LOC131041428 isoform X4, whose product is MAEITFIYVNSVLKLPELTCLNSCKMWCIFLESLHVREFAPAAFYPFESLPKVYFHAAYHQNYEWQNFLTYLFDKDEVAIYQHENCEFVITPPAGQDPANWDRVAVAYRFKELPIYGEVAKNVVVHCGPRFLYTHHLLHKGWTFGALAELIDNASDANASKLHISIQMEFYERAQQNIPVLSVIDDGRGMSHLDVTGMVGIGSACPTEHHMDRIGIHRFGFLTGSMQLGKDVVVLTQSKESRSIEFVSHSYNENNKEIDIPIITYRKDGGWRDFDLEVHSESEAEERLKSIMEYLPFNEYTIRSKFARFGENGTGTHIYIYNLAKWGSEYRLAWDEKCDDETDLKKKRDIWIRSRWVRKRQGQISREVPLDYSLHAYLEVMFLNPRVRIYVQGTMVRMRPVAKSLNKTKVVRDVLMGKNVELTLGRSQVEKERGNYGIFLYWCGRLIEAYKRVGAMVRIADMGCGIIGVMDVTNIMRDNSKSYTPDHKLVQCNRWRIYDPNFNAENLSADWCCFMPPFKGLCDTPEQGLPFM
- the LOC131041428 gene encoding uncharacterized protein LOC131041428 isoform X6; its protein translation is MAEITFIYVNSVLKLPELTCLNSCKMWCIFLESLHVREFAPAAFYPFESLPKVYFHAAYHQNYEWQNFLTYLFDKDEVAIYQHENCEFVITPPAGQDPANWDRVAVAYRFKELPIYGEVAKNVVVHCGPRFLYTHHLLHKGWTFGALAELIDNASDANASKLHISIQMEFYERAQQNIPVLSVIDDGRGMSHLDVTGMVGIGSACPTEHHMDRIGIHRFGFLTGSMQLGKDVVVLTQSKESRSIEFVSHSYNENNKEIDIPIITYRKDGGWRDFDLEVHSESEAEERLKSIMEYLPFNEYTIRSKFARFGENGTGTHIYIYNLAKWGSEYRLAWDEKCDDETDLKKKRDIWIRSRWVRKRQGQISREAYKRVGAMVRIADMGCGIIGVMDVTNIMNDNDEVLVAETKQRFQDCDAFDKLEQWLGHKVDEYWDENFDTLELRDNSKSYTPDHKLVQCNRWRIYDPNFNAENLSADWCCFMPPFKGLCDTPEQGLPFM
- the LOC131041428 gene encoding uncharacterized protein LOC131041428 isoform X3; the encoded protein is MWCIFLESLHVREFAPAAFYPFESLPKVYFHAAYHQNYEWQNFLTYLFDKDEVAIYQHENCEFVITPPAGQDPANWDRVAVAYRFKELPIYGEVAKNVVVHCGPRFLYTHHLLHKGWTFGALAELIDNASDANASKLHISIQMEFYERAQQNIPVLSVIDDGRGMSHLDVTGMVGIGSACPTEHHMDRIGIHRFGFLTGSMQLGKDVVVLTQSKESRSIEFVSHSYNENNKEIDIPIITYRKDGGWRDFDLEVHSESEAEERLKSIMEYLPFNEYTIRSKFARFGENGTGTHIYIYNLAKWGSEYRLAWDEKCDDETDLKKKRDIWIRSRWVRKRQGQISREVPLDYSLHAYLEVMFLNPRVRIYVQGTMVRMRPVAKSLNKTKVVRDVLMGKNVELTLGRSQVEKERGNYGIFLYWCGRLIEAYKRVGAMVRIADMGCGIIGVMDVTNIMNDNDEVLVAETKQRFQDCDAFDKLEQWLGHKVDEYWDENFDTLELRDNSKSYTPDHKLVQCNRWRIYDPNFNAENLSADWCCFMPPFKGLCDTPEQGLPFM